A section of the Fusarium falciforme chromosome 8, complete sequence genome encodes:
- a CDS encoding Metallophos domain-containing protein, producing MSRRIKTRFLILSDTHGLRFQADRRPCEPVDVAIHCGDLTGDSKLHDFRQTIELLKEINAPLKIVIAGNHDFSLDDLAFKQKITEASRLAQEDLEGSIKAEYGDYGDARRLFDGHEGIVFLEEGSHQFALDNDALLRVYASPYTPTTGNSSDWGFQYSGAHEFAIERGTDIVVTHGPPHGIMDMTTERQRIGCPQLFAAVARAQPKLHCFGHVHSSWGAKLAAWRPIISDKPSHFNDVDNGKSVVVENLSRLKGSKFESAEAKEARQDAAERYRSQRCCHTSHCGGDDRPLSPAETLFVNAAVMGADEELSQYPWLVDIELELSQGKTFDGVDPDDGHGATPDGERTRKRNGDMALPEEEDGRRKIPRLYGATPSKNEYEG from the coding sequence ATGTCTCGTCGCATCAAGACCAGATTTCTCATACTATCTGATACACACGGGTTACGGTTCCAAGCAGACAGAAGGCCATGTGAACCTGTTGACGTTGCTATTCACTGTGGCGACCTCACAGGCGATTCCAAGCTGCATGACTTCAGGCAAACCATCGAGCTGCTCAAGGAAATCAACGCGCCGCTGAAGATCGTCATCGCCGGAAATCATGACTTCTCACTTGATGATTTGGCCTTCAAGCAGAAGATCACCGAAGCAAGCAGGCTGGCCCAAGAGGATCTCGAAGGCAGCATCAAGGCCGAATACGGTGACTACGGCGACGCTAGGCGGCTTTTCGATGGACATGAGGGCATTGTGTTTTTAGAAGAGGGATCTCACCAGTTTGCACTCGACAACGACGCCCTCCTGAGGGTGTATGCAAGCCCGTACACACCGACTACTGGCAACAGTAGCGACTGGGGCTTCCAGTATAGCGGAGCTCACGAGTTTGCTATCGAAAGGGGGACTGATATCGTTGTAACACACGGACCACCTCACGGCATCATGGACATGACAACAGAGAGGCAGCGAATCGGGTGCCCTCAGCTCTTTGCTGCCGTCGCCAGAGCTCAACCCAAACTTCACTGTTTTGGACACGTTCATAGCAGCTGGGGCGCAAAGTTGGCTGCCTGGCGGCCGATAATATCGGACAAGCCTTCGCATTTCAACGACGTCGATAACGGAAAGTCCGTGGTGGTCGAGAACCTATCTCGGTTGAAGGGATCCAAGTTTGAGTCCGCAGAGGCCAAAGAAGCTCGACAAGATGCGGCGGAACGGTACAGGTCGCAGCGATGCTGTCACACAAGTCATTGCGGCGGCGATGACAGGCCCCTCAGTCCCGCAGAGACCTTGTTTGTCAACGCAGCAGTTATGGGGGCGGATGAAGAGCTCAGCCAATATCCCTGGCTAGTCGACATTGAACTAGAACTCTCTCAAGGCAAGACATTTGACGGCGTCGATCCGGATGATGGGCACGGCGCGACTCCGGACGGAGAGAGGACGCGGAAGAGGAACGGCGACATGGCTTtgccagaggaggaagacggtAGGCGGAAAATTCCCCGTCTATATGGTGCCACACCCTCAAAAAATGAGTATGAAGGGTGA
- a CDS encoding MFS domain-containing protein — protein MGSDVKTKAPSSEDHSLGKVVSVEENSQMPEILRSLSEEEFKTLERRLLRKVDLRLLPTMILIYIMNYLDRNAIGAARLGGLEEDLKLGPNEFQTCVSILFVGYILMQVPSNMLLNKIGKPAMYLTGCMVVWGILCACSGAAQNFAGLLVTRFLLGFVEAAFYPGALATLSAWYVRSELGVRTGIFYCGSLISGAFSGLIAAAIMDNLDGAHGLLAWRWVFIIEGSATVVISAFAFFVLPDFPANTKWLTEQERALAMWRMEKDAAGKEDWTEGSKQPLFEGFKLLIKDPKNWILVVVVYGAASAIAINSFFPTVVKSMGKDRNTTLLLTAPPYLFACIVCALVSWSADRTRERYWHTVIPISCALAGFIISAATSGIGPRYFGAMIMLPGIYTGFNMAMVWTANTIFRPVSKRAAAVAFNNAMATICSIYGSYLYPNNAGPRFVLAFSVNGAMAVVAIIAATFLHFYLKRENRRLEEKEREEEAAGRGVVGSGFRYLT, from the exons ATGGGTTCAGACGTAAAGACGAAAGCGCCTTCTTCAGAGGACCATAGCCTCGGCAAGGTGGTGTCTGTCGAGGAAAACAGCCAGATGCCCGAGATTCTCAGAAGCCTCTCTGAAGAGGAATTCAAGACTCTCGAGAGGAGGCTCCTCCGAAAGGTTGACCTGAGGTTGCTCCCTACCATGATTCTCATTTATATCATGAACTATCTTGATAG AAACGCGATTGGAGCAGCTCGACTTGGTGGACTGGAAGAGGATTTGAAATTGGGTCCAAACGAATTTCAG ACCTGTGTTTCCATTCTCTTTGTTGGCTATATCCTCATGCAGGTGCCTTCCAACATGCTTCTCAACAAGATTGGAAAACCTGCCATGTACTTGACTGGCTGCATGGTTGTCTGG GGAATCCTCTGTGCTTGCAGTGGAGCTGCTCAGAACTTTGCCGGTCTCCTCGTCACTCGATTCCTCCTCGGCTTTGTCGAAGCAGCCTTCTACCCCGGTGCCCTGGCGACTCTGAGCGCCTGGTACGTCCGAAGCGAGCTCGGTGTCCGGACTGGCATCTTTTACTGTGGATCCTTGATCTCGGGGGCTTTCTCGGGTCTGATTGCCGCTGCTATAATGGATAACCTCGATGGCGCCCATGGACTTCTCGCCTGGCGTTGGGTTTTCATCATTGAAGGCTCTGCAACTGTCGTCATCTCTGCCTTTGCATTCTTCGTCCTTCCGGATTTTCCTGCGAATACAAAGTGGCTTACAGAGCAAGAACGAGCTCTTGCCATGTGGCGAATGGAGAAGGATGCTGCTGGAAAAGAGGACTGGACTGAAGGATCCAAGCAGCCTCTTTTTGAAGGTTTCAAGCTTCTTATCAAAGATCCCAAGAACTGGATCCTGGTTGTGGTCGTGTACGGAGCAGCcagcgccatcgccatcaacaGCTTCTTCCCCACCGTAGTCAAAAGCATGGGCAAGGATCGCAACACGACCCTGCTTCTCACGGCTCCACCATATCTGTTTGCCTGTATCGTTTGCGCTCTTGTATCTTGGAGTGCGGACCGAACTCGCGAGAGGTACTGGCACACGGTCATTCCCATCTCCTGCGCGCTGGCAggcttcatcatctcggcTGCAACTTCTGGTATCGGACCTCGATATTTTGGAGCCATGATTATGCTTCCGGGCATTTACACGGGTTTCAACATGGCTATGGTTTGGACAGCCAACACCATCTTCCGCCCGGTATCCAAGCGAGCTGCGGCTGTGGCTTTCAACAACGCCATGGCCACCATCTGCAGTATTTACGGCTCCTATCTCTACCCAAACAACGCCGGGCCTCGATTCGTCTTGGCATTCAGCGTCAACGGTGCCATGGCAGTTGTTGCAATTATTGCTGCTACTTTTCTCCACTTTTATCTCAAGCGTGAGAACAGAAGgcttgaagagaaggagagggaggaagaggctgctgggcgtggtgttgttggcAGTGGATTCCGATACCTCACTTAA
- a CDS encoding DAO domain-containing protein, with translation MSKPSVLIIGGGVFGTSTAYHLAERGFDQVTVVDRFEPPSRDSAATDLNKVIRADYPNPLYAKLGLETLGVWKDPRSLFKGLYKETGWVMGGHEATNGWLENAKDLARRTNRPGVEYLTAEQMRQKWPALSGEFPGWTNLYSPQAGWVPSGQALLRMAQAAQAKGARYITGDAGHIKKLLYDRDGTCRGAVAANGQLHQADMVVVAAGASLPALVDGANTDVVAQTSAICVIQLEPHEVEKYKDIPIIDDFEQGEFGLFDFAGSTADEIGIIFPPDENGLIKLCSVRLVTNYKNHDVPGASILHSIGDYPDDGCPKELEDEIRQFVREMIPELADRPFVTTRLCWDGMAKDLNFRICPYPSTKNLYIATAGSNHGFKFLPVIGKYVADMLEGKLAKEWTDLWCWRFGKVPANFQDPHPFPLRDLSELTGWKGRNAPGAGKLPWTWSRSRL, from the exons ATGAGCAAACCATcagtcctcatcatcggcggAGGTGTCTTTGGAACCTCAACCGCCTACCACCTGGCCGAGAGAGGCTTTGACCAGGTCACCGTGGTCGACCGCTTTGAGCCGCCCTCCAGAGACTCTGCCGCGACGGACCTGAACAAGGTCATCCGCGCCGACTACCCCAACCCTCTATACGCCAAGCTGGGTCTTGAGACCCTAGGCGTCTGGAAGGACCCCAGATCCCTCTTCAAGGGTCTCTACAAGGAGACGGGATGGGTCATGGGCGGCCATGAGGCTACCAACGGGTGGCTCGAGAACGCCAAAGACCTAGCGCGGAGGACTAACCGTCCTGGCGTCGAGTACTTGACTGCTGAGCAGATGAGACAGAAGTGGCCAGCTTTGAGCGGAGAGTTTCCGGGCTGGACCAACTTGTATAGTCCTCAAGCAGGATGG GTCCCCTCCGGTCAGGCCCTCCTCCGAATGGCGCAAGCTGCCCAGGCAAAGGGCGCCAGGTACATCACAGGTGACGCAGGCCACATCAAGAAGTTGCTGTACGACAGGGACGGCACATGCAGGGGTGCCGTGGCAGCCAATGGTCAGCTCCATCAAGCTGACATGGTTGTCGTGGCAGCTGGAGCAAGCCTGCCCGCCCTGGTCGACGGCGCAAATACGGACGTGGTGGCGCAGACGTCGGCAATCTGTGTCATCCAGCTTGAGCCTCATGAGGTTGAGAAGTACAAGGACATTCCCATCATCGATGATTTCGAGCAGGGTGAGTTTGGGCTATTTGACTTTGCTGGGTCGACTGCTGACGAGATAGGCATCATCTTTCCTCCCGACGAGAACGGCCTTATCAAGCTCTGTAGTGTGAGACTTGTGACCAACTACAAGAACCATGATGTACCTGGTGCATCTATCTTGCACTCTATCGGTGACTATCCAGACGATGGATGCcccaaggagctggaggatgagATCAGGCAGTTTGTGCGCGAGATGATTCCCGAACTGGCCGACCGACCATTCGTCACGACCCGACTCTGCTG GGACGGCATGGCCAAAGACCTCAACTTCCGCATCTGCCCCTACCCCTCAACCAAGAACCTCTACATCGCCACGGCGGGTTCCAACCACGGCTTCAAGTTCCTCCCCGTCATCGGCAAGTACGTGGCCGACATGCTAGAGGGcaagctggccaaggagTGGACGGACCTCTGGTGCTGGCGCTTCGGCAAGGTCCCCGCCAACTTCCAGGATCCTCACCCGTTCCCCCTCCGAGACCTCTCCGAGTTGACGGGCTGGAAGGGGAGGAACGCCCCTGGCGCGGGAAAGCTTCCCTGGACGTGGAGCCGGAGTCGTCTGTGA
- a CDS encoding Zn(2)-C6 fungal-type domain-containing protein has translation MGKFKGRNAVACTACHAQKLKCSGGTPCSRCTLRNRECIYPKKEKFIAVPESYLREIEGEASLNRQSSASAAEFSSSADTQSSFFTSDRHETTDYSPVSDNRAARSHLREDCSAERFIQKLKDLSSSLHPFVQSDMCQPLGAGNESGYTYLRLKSDFHQPEVSVKLPPKPYALRLLDIFEDIFCDYHWFLRRDFRERLSLTYSHPISQSGDRNWFCRVSVVLALAQTFVYSEASNSSEAERPRSGSGPQGAESSRTLTLLPPGSDLFEQAVLLFKISSEEPILGDIEALNLMAFYCYSLNRRKTAFLYASQSITLAKLLHLDKAQPYQSKDAVNQASKHQRVTSEHMRRLWWTSYCMDRMVATELGLTPTQWTIPQAVSLPSSAGLMPEDLDQFFDPAILAAQIQLCEIKRRVWDTVTGLLRTPDYHSILNAIQPCLDLLQNWEESLPGHMALRFDTCQSMFNLPCARGLASLYLRYHQCFTVLLRPFFLQELSGIMQERLGKPTQSMTTASDQIQTIKIQCLEAARNNCIILLDLSTNSKIAKYGYWDSIHTFSALAILSLSNIPSIDPRGPKSEADARLYTDSRAILEDMARSGNPSAKDHESLLTDVEAMVKEVSSQADQPMMDPDATITDPWELQPSFGDVGFYELISDQLWWDIDWSNLSSTYAEDLGPGFPG, from the exons ATGGGCAAGTTCAAGGGCCGCAATGCTGTGGCCTGCACGGCATGCCACGCCCAAAAGCTAAAGTGCAGCGGCG GAACTCCCTGCAGCCGCTGCACCCTGCGTAACCGAGAATGCATATAtccaaagaaagaaaagttCATCGCCGTCCCGGAGAGCTACCTGCGCGAGATTGAAGGCGAGGCGAGTCTCAACCGTCAgtccagcgccagcgccgccgagttctcctcctctgccgACACCCAGTCCAGCTTCTTCACCTCCGACCGACATGAGACAACCGACTATTCGCCTGTCAGTGACAACCGGGCCGCGAGGAGTCACCTTAGAGAAGACTGCAGCGCCGAGCGCTTCatccagaagctcaaggacctctcgtcgtcgttgcaTCCCTTTGTTCAGTCCGACATGTGCCAACCTTTAGGGGCTGGCAATGAGAGCGGTTACACCTATCTCCGTCTAAAATCTGACTTTCACC AACCCGAGGTTTCAGTCAAACTACCACCCAAACCCTATGCTTTACGCCTCCTCGACATTTTCGAAGACATCTTCTGCGACTATCACTGGTTCCTCCGCAGAGACTTCCGAGAGCGGTTGTCTTTGACCTACTCTCACCCCATCAGCCAGTCTGGCGATAGGAACTGGTTCTGCCGGGTTTCTGTcgttctggctctggctcagaCGTTTGTATACAGCGAAGCTTCCAATTCTTCCGAAGCGGAGCGGCCAAGGTCTGGTTCAGGACCTCAGGGAGCAGAAAGCTCTCGAACCTTGACGCTTCTGCCTCCGGGATCAGATCTATTCGAGCAAGCAGTGCTCCTATTCAAGATATCCTCTGAGGAACCAATTCTGGGGGACATTGAGGCTTTGAATCTGATG GCGTTCTACTGTTACTCCCTAAACCGACGGAAAACCGCCTTTCTCTACGCCAGCCAGAGCATCACACTGGCAAAGCTACTCCATCTCGACAAGGCACAGCCATACCAATCCAAAGATGCGGTAAACCAGGCCAGCAAACACCAGCGGGTTACGAGCGAACACATGAGAAGACTCTGGTGGACGTCATACTGTATGGATAGAATGGTGGCCACGGAACTCGGCCTAACCCCCACGCAGTGGACGATTCCACAAGCCGTTTCCCTTCCTTCATCTGCTGGTCTGATGCCTGAGGACCTAGATCAGTTCTTTGATCCTGCCATTCTAGCTGCTCAGATCCAACTTTGCGAGATCAAGCGCAGGGTGTGGGATACAGTGACCGGGTTGCTGCGAACCCCTGACTATCACTCCATTCTCAACGCTATACAGCCTTGCCTAGACCTCTTGCAGAATTGGGAAGAAAGCCTGCCTGGTCACATGGCTCTTCGGTTTGATACTTGCCAAAGCATGTTCAACTTGCCTTGTGCCAGAGGCCTAGCGTCTCTGTATCTACGATATCACCAG TGCTTTACTGTCCTACTGCGCCCTTTCTTCCTTCAGGAGCTATCCGGTATCATGCAGGAACGGCTAGGCAAGCCAACACAGAGCATGACAACTGCTAGCGACCAGATACAAACCATCAAAATACAGTGTCTCGAAGCAGCCAGGAACAATTGCATCattcttcttgacctttcAACAAACAGCAAGATTG CCAAGTACGGTTATTGGGATTCTATCCATACGTTttcggccttggccatccTCTCGCTCTCCAACATCCCGTCGATCGACCCTCGGGGACCAAAGTCCGAAGCTGATGCACGACTATACACCGACTCCCGAGCTATACTAGAAGATATGGCACGAAGTGGCAATCCTTCTGCCAAGGACCACGAGTCCCTCCTGACAGATGTCGAGGCTATGGTCAAGGAGGTGTCATCTCAGGCAGACCAGCCAATGATGGATCCTGATGCCACCATCACAGACCCATGGGAGCTACAGCCGAGTTTCGGAGATGTCGGGTTCTATGAGCTGATATCCGATCAGCTGTGGTGGGACATTGACTGGAGCAACCTCTCCAGCACGTACGCCGAGGACCTGGGCCCAGGTTTTCCTGGCTAA
- a CDS encoding PKS-ER domain-containing protein: MATPTSTRAWSLREIDPNSFDGLELKESVPLPNLGDHDVLVQIEAVSLNYRDLALPRGRYPFAMNLPVVPGSDASGIAVAVGPKVTSISKGDRVCTLFNELHQAGEITPEGAASGLGGAVDGTLRHYGVFPEHGLVQAPRSLNAIEASTLTCAPLTSWNALYGLQSKAVKAGDWVLTQGTGGVSLAAIQFAVAAGATVVATTSSNDKVDALKKLGASNVINYRETANWGEVARALTPKGLGFDHIIEVGGPATLAQSLKGVKFGGVITIIGFLSSSDEQPPLMAALNHLCIVRGIFVGSKVQFEEMNRAIDSIKMKPVVDPKIFSFEQLKEAYQYQWDRKHFGKVVVQIGN; this comes from the exons ATGGCTACTCCTACCTCCACCAGAGCTTGGTCTCTCCGCGAAATCGACCCCAACAGCTTCGATGGATTGGAGCTGAAGGAGAGCGTCCCGCTTCCCAACCTTGGTGACCATGATGTATTGGTTCAGATTGAGGCCGTCTCGCTCAACTACAGAGATCTTGCCCTCCCAAGG GGCCGCTACCCTTTTGCAATGAACCTGCCTGTTGTTCCTGGCTCTGACGCCTCCGGAATCGCTGTGGCAGTTGGCCCCAAGGTCACCAGCATCTCCAAGGGCGATAGGGTGTGCACACTCTTTAACGAACTTCACCAGGCTGGTGAGATCACTCCCGAAGGAGCAGCAAGCGGCCTCGGAGGTGCTGTCGACGGCACACTACGTCATTACGGTGTCTTCCCCGAACACGGTCTTGTTCAGGCACCGCGGTCCCTGAACGCCATTGAAGCTAGCACCCTGACCTGTGCCCCTCTGACATCATGGAATGCTCTGTATGGACTGCAGTCcaaggctgtcaaggctggtgaCTGGGTTCTGACCCAAGGCACCGGCGGTGTGAGTCTCGCGGCCATCCAGTTTGCCGTGGCTGCTGGCGCCACCGTTGTGGCCACCACATCTTCAAACGACAAGGTCGAtgccctcaagaagctgggAGCTTCTAACGTAATCAACTATCGCGAGACGGCCAACTGGGGTGAGGTCGCGCGAGCGCTGACCCCCAAGGGTTTGGGTTTTGACCATATCATCGAGGTTGGCGGCCCGGCCACTCTTGCGCAGTCGCTCAAGGGCGTCAAGTTTGGCGGAGTCATTACCATCATCGGGTTCCTCTCTTCGTCGGACGAGCAGCCCCCGCTGATGGCCGCACTCAACCATCTTTGCATTGTCCGTGGTATCTTTGTCGGATCCAAGGTGCAGTTTGAGGAGATGAACCGTGCTATTGACTCGATCAAGATGAAGCCCGTGGTTGATCCCAAGATCTTTTCTTTTGAGCAGCTTAAGGAGGCTTATCAGTATCAGTGGGATAGGAAGCACTTTGGAAAGGTTGTCGTGCAGATTGGAAACTGA
- a CDS encoding Zn(2)-C6 fungal-type domain-containing protein, whose protein sequence is MHSPSQLAPGSCFNCRRQKQRCDRLLPQCSRCSSKAVACDYKATASSQTSPFSPGTQVEAAVLVHLRDSCSFDLTPLAERYLIWAACASDDSVGDEGNHAQPTLSTLVQDIFSAGGVDLPAVIETYFAIAHSWLPILDKEQLYLDISHLLGYPGYQNDVVALLLLCIYIFIQQPCQHPNHSVKSALYRTTRRLFFLLQTSAHSSDIALLQSGLLLVAYELGHGMSKDAYGTLGVCTSLAQQLSLQPDGCDRGMIQRPEITQLDLCWSGIVLLDRTIMLSDFDYRIPQSVGLNHQFVGAAVGKVSDEDLHGDDLPRKFVARAQVALHIGKILDAMASPDPAQRQEAETNLHRLVSSLITRTQGKSFPLCEAVAMSLSALAILYCLRDTQISALSSATTRSAVRCVYNMVFDTFHTEGEIVRHRGWVNDSRPCFIGICCLQGAAIRMDRLYVDGLVGEDLMELRSTLESFSTRWKLGESFIEALNAGRDDLSSDRCRSIGRVAQLEKKIDGIVSLLAAQKGLSPLTPESPQDVPAQQAIPEDIQAVQLAPDRLPPPGIGRSDDDYADLELFPGFRITHDEAAKRLEVYRRDYVPEFPFVPMPDSLASHEFYSESRFLFWTILAVVSPLKEKVQMDFKAWFRKYLAEHVVMGQERSLDILQGILVYLAWNDFHFYGDLQVTSIIQLAIGLIIDLRLDRPAGAILGAPRSLLGDAWTSMGKPCSKIKMDQSSQDKRAVLGMYYITAILSSFFKKNTIVPWSNHLSQCCDHLIEAREYESDLYLVALVRMQHLAERGFSAIPAVDYLDPTPPTFRGHVAMTMNNVHRELERLSKFQPDSVKQNHAFWAHYYTLLVRLYEPTILMRAAPLNTSDGTLTEPLQHSEYMWKCLEAVADSFQEQLATPAAQMSTLPVTVNCVLAFATVTASRLILSENSPDWDTSLARRRLNFQDILKGLGDQFEAADQEALRLDRRRRVMEDGSSVFLKCSFKVRWIRQWCMNKIPQEEQQQHQQLQHVETPCAALAQTQSVIEPTPDWAANFQFDDDFWADLMTGYDADALDTSLASVAPAH, encoded by the exons ATGCATTCTCCAAGTCAACTGGCTCCAGGGTCCTGCTTCAACTGCAGGCGCCAGAAGCAGCGATGCGATAGGCTCCTCCCGCAATGCTCCCGTTGCAGCTC GAAGGCGGTTGCTTGTGATTATAAGGCAACGGCCAGCTCCCAAACAAGCCCCTTTTCGCCCGGAACTCAGGTAGAGGCGGCCGTGCTAGTACATCTTCGAGACTCGTGCAGTTTTGACTTGACACCACTGGCCGAACGCTACTTGATATGGGCAGCTTGTGCGAGTGACGACAGCGTAGGTGACGAGGGCAACCATGCTCAGCCCACGCTGTCCACACTTGTCCAAGACATCTTCAGTGCAGGCGGCGTAGACCTGCCTGCCGTGATTGAGACTTACTTTGCCATTGCGCACAGCTGGCTTCCCATATTGGACAAGGAGCAGCTGTATCTTGATATAAGTCACCTCCTCGGATACCCGGGATATCAAAACGATGTCGTTGCGCTTTTACTTCTTTGCATCTACATCTTTATACAGCAACCGTGCCAGCACCCAAACCATTCAGTCAAGTCCGCCCTATACCGCACCACTCGGCGCCTGTTCTTTCTCCTTCAGACATCAGCTCATAGTTCAGATATTGCCTTGCTGCAATCTGGTCTTTTGCTGGTTGCGTACGAACTTGGTCATGGTATGAGCAAGGATGCCTATGGGACTCTTGGTGTGTGCACGAGTCTTGCGCAGCAGCTGAGTCTACAACCAGACGGCTGTGACCGAGGCATGATACAGAGACCCGAGATAACGCAACTTGATCTGTGCTGGAGCGGGATTGTGCTGCTTGATAG AACCATCATGCTATCCGACTTTGATTACCGTATACCACAGTCCGTCGGCCTCAACCACCAGTTCGTGGGTGCGGCAGTTGGCAAGGTGTCGGATGAGGATCTCCATGGCGACGACTTGCCTCGCAAGTTTGTGGCACGGGCACAAGTCGCTCTGCACATTGGCAAGATACTCGACGCCATGGCGAGTCCAGATCCAGCGCAAAgacaagaagcagaaacAAACCTCCACAGGCTGGTAAGCTCTCTCATAACCAGAACGCAGGGCAAATCGTTTCCATTATGCGAGGCAGTAGCCATGTCTCTCAG CGCTTTGGCTATCTTGTACTGTCTGCGTGACACGCAGATATCCGCCCTCAGCAGCGCCACGACACGTTCGGCTGTTCGATGCGTGTACAACATGGTGTTTGACACATTTCACACCGAGGGCGAGATTGTCCGCCATAGAGGTTGGGTTAATGACAGTCGACCCTGTTTTATTGGTATATGCTGTTTGCAGGGTGCCGCCATTCGCATGGATCGCCTGTACGTGGACGGCCTCGTGGGTGAAGACTTGATGGAGCTGCGAAGTACGCTTGAGTCGTTCAGCACTCGTTGGAAGCTTGGAG AGTCTTTCATCGAGGCATTAAACGCCGGAAGAGATGATTTATCGTCGGATAGGTGTCGAAGCATAGG AAGGGTGGCTCAACTGGAGAAAAAGATTGACGGCATCGTCTCCCTCCTCGCTGCTCAGAAAGGCCTCTCCCCCTTGACACCAGAGAGTCCTCAAGATGTGCCAGCGCAGCAGGCAATCCCTGAAGATATCCAGGCAGTTCAGCTTGCCCCTGACCGCCTCCCGCCTCCTGGTATCGGGCGCTCTGATGATGACTATGCAGACCTGGAGCTATTCCCAGGCTTCCGCATCACCCATGATGAGGCCGCGAAACGGTTAGAGGTGTATCGTCGAGACTATGTACCCGAGTTCCCCTTTGTGCCCATGCCGGATTCGCTGGCGTCCCATGAGTTTTATTCCGAGTCGCGGTTCTTGTTCTGGACTATTCTGGCTGTTGTCTCACCACTCAAGGAGAAAGTGCAGATGGACTTCAAAGCTTGGTTCCGCAAGTACCTGGCCGAGCATGTAGTCATGGGCCAGGAAAGGTCACTAGACATTCTTCAGGGGATACTAGTCTACCTAGCCTG GAACGACTTTCACTTCTACGGAGACCTCCAGGTCACCAGCATTATCCAGCTGGCCATCGGTCTTATAATCGATCTAAGGTTAGACAGACCAGCGGGAGCCATCCTCGGTGCTCCACGCAGCTTACTAGGAGATGCGTGGACTTCAATGGGCAAACCCTGctccaagatcaagatggaTCAATCGTCACAAGACAAGAGAGCCGTCCTGGGGATGTACTACATAACAGCCAT ACTGAGTTCATTCTTCAAAAAGAATACCATCGTGCCGTGGAGCAACCATCTGTCGCAATGCTGCGACCACCTCATCGAGGCACGAGAGTACGAGTCCGACCTGTACCTCGTGGCTCTCGTCAGGATGCAGCACCTAGCTGAGCGTGGCTTCAGTGCCATACCCGCCGTCGACTACCTTGATCCTACTCCCCCGACATTTAGAGGCCATGTTGCCATGACCATGAACAACGTCCATCGCGAGCTGGAGCGGCTCTCCAAGTTCCAGCCGGACTCGGTCAAGCAGAACC ATGCCTTCTGGGCTCACTACTACACCTTGCTCGTCCGCCTCTACGAGCCCACCATCCTCATGCGAGCAGCCCCCCTCAACACTTCAGACGGAACCCTCACGGAACCACTCCAGCACTCCGAGTACATGTGGAAATGCCTCGAAGCAGTAGCCGACTCATTCCAGGAGCAACTCGCCACCCCCGCGGCTCAAATGTCCACCCTCCCCGTGACGGTCAACTGCGTCCTTGCCTTTGCGACCGTCACAGCCTCGCGCCTCATCCTATCGGAAAACTCTCCAGATTGGGACACCAGCCTTGCTCGACGACGACTCAATTTTCAAGATATACTCAAGGGTCTGGGCGATCAGTTTGAAGCGGCGGATCAGGAAGCACTGCGACTCGACCGAAGACGTCGCGTCATGGAAGACGGTAGCAGCGTGTTTCTCAAATGCAGCTTCAAAGTACGATGGATTCGACAATGGTGCATGAACAAGATACCACAGGaagaacagcagcagcatcagcagctACAGCATGTGGAAACTCCATGCGCAGCGCTGGCGCAGACACAGAGCGTGATTGAGCCGACTCCGGACTGGGCGGCCAATTTCCAATTCGATGATGACTTTTGGGCGGATTTGATGACGGGATACGATGCTGATGCTCTAGACACGTCGCTTGCGAGTGTTGCACCGGCGCATTAG
- a CDS encoding Putative membrane protein, with protein MAQKPIRDWVYLAIISVQLFGMFVLDFTPLYPDSLYGNPSAPFHFLTIIRDTYLTVSGDPFFGDKFVGDWFHGFLWLELLVQCPLAIYIVSQLSSKSPSSGPTELAGLAFGCLTGMGTVACVSELIPMGPELVSEEHKTNLLYGTYLPFLIIPGVMAVDMYTRLLRRVSTDTKAKTQ; from the exons ATGGCTCAGAAACCAATTCGCGACTGGGTCTATTTGGCCATCATCTCGGTGCAGCTCTTTGGCATGTTTG TCCTCGACTTCACCCCTCTCTACCCAGACTCCCTCTACGGCAACCCCTCAGCGCCCTTCCACTTCCTCACCATCATCCGCGACACCTACCTCACCGTCTCGGGTGACCCCTTCTTCGGGGACAAGTTTGTTGGCGATTGGTTCCACGGCTTTCTCTGGCTCGAGCTGCTCGTTCAATGCCCTCTGGCCATCTACATTGTCTCTCAGCTCTCCTCCAAGAGCCCATCCTCAGGCCCGACTGAGCTTGCTGGCCTGGCTTTTGGTTGCCTCACTGGCATGGGCACCGTGGCGTGTGTTTCCGAGTTGATTCCTATGGGCCCGGAGCTCGTCTCGGAGGAGCACAAGACGAACCTTCTCTACGGAACCTATCTTCCTTTTCTGATCATTC CCGGCGTCATGGCCGTTGACATGTATACAAGGCTTCTACGTCGCGTGAGCACCgacaccaaggccaagacacaGTAG